From the Desulfosarcina sp. BuS5 genome, one window contains:
- a CDS encoding ATP-binding protein has protein sequence MEGAVRNIGAFSRFLETVSFSHGSILNVSEVARECQVKRKTVDNYLAVLNDLLLSFRIPVFSRRAKRRLISHQKFYYFDSGAFRSLRPTGPLDSPQEIDGAALEGLVAQHLRAWIAYSNMNCRLYYWRTKSGVEVDFILYGQDTFLAIEVKNSAGINNKMLKGLNAFLKDYPEARGLLLYRGNERLLIDNILCLPCEQFLKNLVAGQILITESLC, from the coding sequence ATGGAAGGAGCTGTGCGTAATATTGGGGCATTCAGCAGATTTTTAGAAACAGTAAGCTTTTCTCATGGCAGCATATTGAATGTCTCGGAAGTGGCAAGGGAATGTCAGGTCAAACGAAAGACCGTTGACAACTATCTTGCCGTCCTTAATGACCTGTTGCTCTCTTTCCGGATCCCTGTTTTTTCCAGACGAGCCAAGCGCCGCCTTATTTCTCACCAAAAATTTTATTATTTTGACAGTGGCGCCTTCCGGTCTTTGCGGCCAACAGGCCCCCTGGACAGCCCTCAAGAAATTGACGGCGCAGCGCTTGAAGGCCTTGTTGCACAGCACCTGAGAGCCTGGATTGCATACAGCAATATGAACTGCAGGCTCTATTACTGGCGCACAAAATCAGGTGTTGAGGTGGATTTTATACTTTATGGCCAGGATACCTTCCTGGCCATTGAGGTTAAAAATTCTGCCGGGATTAACAACAAAATGCTTAAGGGGTTGAATGCCTTTCTAAAAGATTATCCTGAGGCCAGGGGTCTCCTTCTCTACCGTGGCAATGAACGACTTTTAATAGATAATATCCTTTGCCTGCCCTGCGAGCAATTCTTGAAAAACCTGGTTGCGGGTCAAATATTAATCACGGAATCCCTTTGTTGA
- the hepT gene encoding type VII toxin-antitoxin system HepT family RNase toxin yields the protein MPLFDQDIILKLVSELRKSIIRLREISKLSQKDFLGDQDKIGSSKYHFIVAIESTIDMCNHIIARNGYRMPENYADTFKVMAEAGAIDADFSNALRSMAKFRNRLVNLYWEVDDQQLYKILQEHLVDFKKILNSITDFLEWEKY from the coding sequence ATGCCCCTGTTTGACCAGGATATTATCCTTAAATTAGTCTCTGAGCTGAGAAAAAGCATTATTCGACTTCGGGAAATATCGAAGCTGTCTCAAAAAGACTTTCTTGGCGATCAGGACAAGATTGGAAGCTCGAAATATCATTTTATCGTTGCGATTGAATCGACTATCGATATGTGCAACCATATTATTGCCCGTAATGGTTATCGGATGCCTGAAAATTATGCTGATACGTTCAAAGTAATGGCGGAGGCCGGCGCTATTGACGCGGACTTTTCGAATGCGCTTAGGAGCATGGCTAAGTTCAGAAACCGTCTGGTAAACCTATATTGGGAAGTCGATGATCAGCAATTATATAAAATACTTCAGGAACATTTAGTCGATTTTAAAAAAATTTTAAATTCCATCACTGATTTCCTTGAATGGGAGAAGTACTAA
- a CDS encoding type II toxin-antitoxin system VapC family toxin produces MGFAQVIILDTHIWLWWVNSDVAALGANRKELIEAGNAVAVSAISCFEVAWLERHGRIVLPCDRSAWFEKALHGSGIMLLPITPQIAGMAVDLPEHHSDPQDRIIIATALAHEGRLMSVDRKFPLYEELARRLL; encoded by the coding sequence TTGGGATTTGCCCAAGTGATTATCCTGGATACTCATATATGGCTCTGGTGGGTTAACAGCGACGTTGCTGCGCTCGGGGCCAATCGAAAAGAGTTGATTGAGGCTGGTAATGCAGTAGCGGTTTCCGCAATCAGTTGTTTTGAAGTTGCCTGGCTTGAGCGTCATGGTCGCATCGTGCTACCTTGCGACAGGAGCGCTTGGTTCGAAAAGGCGTTGCATGGGTCTGGAATTATGCTTTTGCCCATTACACCGCAGATTGCTGGTATGGCGGTTGACCTTCCCGAACATCACAGTGACCCACAAGACAGAATTATCATTGCGACTGCACTGGCCCATGAGGGACGGCTGATGTCAGTGGATCGTAAATTTCCACTTTATGAAGAACTCGCGCGTCGTTTGCTGTGA
- a CDS encoding metal ABC transporter solute-binding protein, Zn/Mn family has translation MNFCQHKTIYYCLIIFIAIMLSNRLNAAEKPSKPIPVFVSIQPQAYFVKRIGGDRVTVDVLLQAGKNPATYAPSPAQMLKLVKARVYFRIGVPFENFLVPKIASSSEHVRIVDTRTGIRLRRMGGGNHHQEGGNDPHIWMSPVLVKIQAETIYKTLVSLDPEGRVEYVKGLNSFLCDLDELHKKISQALANVKGKSIFVFHPAFGYFADTYGIRQLAVEMEGKAPKGKNLSIFIKKAKKERVHVIFVQPEFDHNAASKIAGAIGGVVVSIDPLAMDYIKNLEDMADKVYGALKSR, from the coding sequence ATGAATTTCTGTCAACATAAAACAATTTATTACTGTTTGATTATTTTTATTGCAATAATGCTGTCAAACAGATTAAACGCTGCTGAAAAACCATCAAAGCCTATACCCGTATTTGTCAGTATCCAGCCCCAGGCATATTTTGTTAAACGTATAGGAGGCGACAGGGTCACTGTCGATGTGCTTCTCCAGGCCGGGAAGAACCCGGCAACTTATGCGCCCTCTCCGGCACAAATGTTAAAACTTGTAAAAGCAAGGGTATATTTTCGCATCGGTGTTCCATTTGAAAATTTTCTTGTTCCCAAGATTGCGAGCTCATCAGAGCATGTCCGGATTGTGGATACTCGAACAGGGATTAGGCTGAGAAGGATGGGGGGGGGCAACCATCATCAAGAAGGTGGAAATGACCCGCACATCTGGATGAGCCCTGTACTGGTAAAGATACAGGCTGAAACAATATATAAAACACTTGTGTCCCTCGACCCGGAGGGCAGGGTAGAATATGTAAAAGGTTTGAACTCGTTTTTATGTGATCTTGATGAATTACATAAAAAAATTTCTCAAGCTCTTGCAAATGTAAAGGGGAAATCAATTTTTGTTTTCCACCCGGCCTTTGGATATTTCGCCGATACTTACGGCATAAGGCAGCTTGCTGTTGAAATGGAAGGAAAAGCACCCAAAGGAAAAAATCTATCTATATTTATCAAAAAGGCAAAAAAGGAAAGAGTGCATGTGATATTTGTACAACCGGAGTTTGACCATAATGCCGCCTCAAAAATTGCCGGTGCAATAGGCGGCGTTGTGGTTTCGATTGACCCGCTTGCCATGGATTATATAAAAAACCTGGAAGATATGGCAGATAAGGTTTATGGGGCTTTAAAGAGTAGATAA
- the pgsA gene encoding CDP-diacylglycerol--glycerol-3-phosphate 3-phosphatidyltransferase: protein MKKTNATINIPNLITVIRILLVPVFIIFITKNRLSSALIVFTIAGISDGLDGFLARFFNQQTYLGAYLDPIADKILLTSAFVSLAVIKILPGWMAVIVISRDILILLGIAILTVLDIKTPIKPTLVSKCTTAAQLSTIFFILLDPDFTKAYLVRNLIYWLTAILTVTSGLHYIAIGSKILQSITLNNHTNK from the coding sequence TTGAAAAAAACTAACGCTACTATTAATATCCCCAACCTGATAACTGTAATCAGAATACTCCTTGTACCTGTTTTCATTATATTCATAACAAAAAACAGATTATCAAGCGCGCTTATTGTTTTTACAATAGCAGGTATAAGTGACGGCCTGGATGGTTTCCTTGCAAGATTTTTTAACCAGCAGACATACCTTGGAGCCTACCTTGATCCAATAGCTGATAAAATTCTTTTAACCTCTGCCTTTGTTTCTTTAGCTGTGATTAAAATCCTGCCGGGCTGGATGGCGGTCATTGTTATAAGTCGTGATATATTAATCCTGTTAGGCATTGCGATTCTTACCGTCCTTGATATCAAGACACCAATCAAACCGACGCTCGTCAGCAAGTGTACAACCGCAGCTCAGCTGTCCACAATTTTTTTCATCCTGCTTGATCCTGATTTCACAAAAGCATATCTGGTTCGCAATTTAATATACTGGCTTACTGCCATTTTAACGGTAACTTCGGGACTTCACTATATTGCCATCGGGTCTAAAATATTACAGAGTATCACGCTTAACAACCATACGAATAAATAG
- a CDS encoding polyprenyl synthetase family protein produces MNSLKEKIISETEGLIADIETAVRINLNPHFDLVSDIAGHILFAGGKRLRPLLMILSAGICGNIKKNYATLSSMFEYLHTASLLHDDLIDGASIRRGKPVANSIWGNSAAVLTGDFLLARSLSIAAKTGISAIVEVLAEITEYMSQGEIFQLMNKERLDLSKKEYMKIIKCKTAVLFRGACKTGALIAGAAKDKEAALASYGMNLGIAFQMADDLLDYTSDSKLLGKKTGADIREGKLTLPVIYALDKTDSEDRRFIEKIIINKNFNDDDFNKLIDLLKKYQGLSYTQKLTSEYVEKAKNSLDIFTPSKTKETLLNVADYAMDRKA; encoded by the coding sequence ATGAACAGCCTTAAAGAAAAGATAATATCTGAAACTGAAGGCCTGATTGCCGATATTGAAACAGCCGTCAGGATTAATTTAAATCCCCATTTCGACCTGGTTTCAGACATTGCCGGCCATATTCTCTTTGCGGGGGGTAAAAGATTAAGACCCCTCCTGATGATTCTGTCGGCCGGAATCTGTGGTAATATAAAAAAAAATTATGCGACCCTTTCCTCAATGTTTGAGTATCTGCATACTGCATCACTTTTACATGACGACCTTATTGACGGCGCTTCAATACGACGGGGCAAACCTGTTGCAAATTCAATCTGGGGTAATTCAGCCGCTGTGCTTACAGGCGATTTTCTCCTGGCGCGTTCACTCTCCATAGCTGCAAAAACAGGGATATCCGCAATTGTCGAGGTTCTTGCTGAAATTACGGAATATATGTCCCAGGGGGAAATTTTTCAGCTAATGAACAAAGAACGCTTAGATCTTTCGAAAAAGGAATATATGAAGATTATAAAATGCAAAACAGCCGTATTGTTCCGGGGGGCATGTAAAACAGGCGCACTTATTGCCGGCGCCGCAAAGGATAAGGAAGCCGCCCTTGCATCATATGGAATGAATCTCGGCATTGCTTTTCAGATGGCTGACGACCTTCTTGATTACACTTCTGATTCAAAACTCCTTGGGAAAAAGACAGGGGCAGACATCCGGGAAGGAAAATTAACACTGCCTGTTATTTATGCTTTAGATAAAACCGATTCGGAAGACCGCAGGTTTATAGAAAAAATAATCATAAATAAAAATTTTAACGATGATGATTTCAATAAATTAATAGACTTATTAAAAAAGTATCAAGGCCTTTCCTATACCCAAAAACTGACGTCGGAGTATGTTGAAAAAGCAAAAAATTCCCTTGATATTTTTACACCTTCGAAAACTAAGGAGACCCTGTTGAATGTTGCCGATTATGCAATGGATAGAAAAGCATAA
- the rimO gene encoding 30S ribosomal protein S12 methylthiotransferase RimO, producing MKLHITNLGCAKNLVDTELMLGKLLKSGFVLTEHPGEADTIIINTCSFIESAINESIDTILELAEFKQTGKCKKLIAAGCLPERFREKITEALPEVDIFLGTGAFDKILEAIAGSLAPGSCHLPRPDLLPLQNWDDSRYLSTSHMAYIKIAEGCDKKCTYCIIPKLRGKQKSRSITDILAEADSLISAGVKEILLVAQETTDYGRDLTSCDNLAKLLEELSKISDDIWIRVLYSHPESINETLINTISRHDNICSYYDIPIQHASNAVLKRMGRQYTRDDLYKLFESIRLIDPQAALRTTVMTGFPGETDRDFQELLSFIQEIRFTNLGAFIYSDSEDISSHRLPDHINKEKSKKRYDRLMSSQAEISLENNRMHIDKIYKILLEEELTRDNFKGRTFFQAPEVDGITYVNSNISAGDRDHHAEDFAMVRITGTNEYDLTGEAI from the coding sequence TTGAAGCTGCATATCACCAATTTAGGCTGCGCAAAAAACCTGGTTGACACCGAGCTTATGCTCGGAAAACTCTTGAAATCCGGTTTTGTATTAACTGAGCATCCTGGAGAAGCTGACACAATAATAATAAATACTTGCAGCTTTATTGAATCTGCTATTAATGAATCTATAGATACCATTCTTGAGCTTGCAGAATTTAAGCAAACAGGGAAATGTAAAAAGCTTATTGCAGCCGGATGCCTGCCGGAACGATTTAGAGAAAAAATTACGGAGGCTCTGCCTGAAGTCGATATTTTCCTGGGAACCGGCGCTTTTGATAAAATATTGGAAGCGATTGCCGGATCTCTTGCCCCGGGTTCCTGTCATTTGCCGCGGCCTGATTTACTCCCGCTGCAGAATTGGGATGATTCAAGGTATCTTAGCACTTCCCACATGGCCTATATTAAAATAGCAGAGGGTTGCGATAAAAAGTGTACTTATTGCATAATACCAAAATTGCGTGGTAAACAAAAAAGCCGCTCAATAACAGATATCCTCGCGGAAGCGGATAGCTTAATATCTGCCGGAGTAAAAGAAATACTGCTGGTGGCCCAGGAAACAACCGACTATGGCAGGGATTTGACATCCTGTGATAACCTGGCAAAACTGCTCGAAGAATTATCAAAAATATCTGATGATATATGGATCAGGGTTTTGTATTCTCACCCGGAGAGCATTAATGAGACTTTGATAAACACCATATCACGACATGACAATATTTGTTCTTATTATGATATACCGATTCAGCATGCGAGCAATGCAGTGCTGAAAAGGATGGGTAGACAATATACTCGTGATGATTTGTATAAACTTTTTGAAAGCATAAGGCTGATAGATCCCCAGGCGGCTCTCAGGACAACGGTTATGACGGGTTTTCCCGGTGAAACGGACCGGGATTTCCAGGAGCTTTTAAGTTTTATCCAGGAAATCCGTTTTACCAATTTGGGCGCTTTTATATACTCGGATTCAGAGGATATTTCTTCTCACAGACTGCCTGATCATATCAATAAGGAAAAGTCAAAAAAACGGTATGACAGACTGATGTCAAGCCAGGCGGAAATATCTCTTGAAAATAACCGGATGCATATAGACAAAATTTACAAAATACTGCTGGAAGAAGAATTAACCAGGGATAATTTTAAGGGGCGCACCTTTTTCCAGGCTCCGGAAGTAGACGGCATAACATATGTCAATTCGAATATCTCCGCAGGCGACCGCGACCATCATGCCGAAGATTTTGCCATGGTAAGGATTACAGGGACCAATGAATATGATCTTACAGGTGAGGCTATATGA
- the cobT gene encoding nicotinate-nucleotide--dimethylbenzimidazole phosphoribosyltransferase: MKILEKTINRIESTDSIIYKKALDRLAQQARPAGSLGVLEPLSARLAGIKGVLDVRLTEKVIVTCAGDHGVVAEGVSLFPQEVTARMVYNFVNGGASISVLAHHAGARVVVADLGVNHDFEQDLPIFHKKIRKATGNLAVEPAMTRDEAVRSIEAGIEIVDELLKQGPVDIIGTGDMGIGNTTPSTAIIAAFSGIQPEKLTGRGTGIDDKTLQHKIEVIERGIELHKPNPDDPVDVLSKLGGFEIGALAGLVIGAAGRKIPVICDGLISTAGALIACELAPLTKEYLFASHNSVEAGHKFMFDRLGLSPLLDLKFRLGEGTGAAVAMEILDAATRVLAEIKTFEEVGIKGAH, translated from the coding sequence ATGAAAATACTTGAGAAGACAATTAACAGGATTGAATCTACGGATTCAATTATATACAAAAAAGCCCTGGATCGTCTTGCTCAGCAGGCCCGCCCGGCGGGAAGCCTCGGTGTTCTGGAGCCGCTTTCCGCCAGACTGGCTGGCATAAAAGGCGTATTAGACGTTAGATTGACCGAAAAGGTTATCGTTACCTGCGCCGGTGATCACGGTGTTGTCGCAGAAGGAGTAAGCCTCTTCCCACAGGAAGTTACAGCTCGGATGGTTTATAATTTTGTAAATGGCGGAGCTTCCATCAGTGTGCTGGCACACCATGCCGGAGCCCGGGTAGTTGTGGCTGATCTTGGGGTGAACCATGATTTTGAGCAGGATCTGCCGATTTTTCATAAAAAAATCCGTAAAGCAACCGGGAACCTGGCTGTGGAACCTGCAATGACAAGAGATGAGGCAGTACGATCTATTGAAGCGGGTATAGAAATAGTTGATGAATTACTAAAACAGGGCCCCGTCGATATAATCGGAACCGGGGACATGGGTATCGGCAATACAACCCCGTCAACTGCGATTATAGCCGCTTTTTCAGGTATTCAGCCTGAAAAACTTACAGGCCGGGGCACAGGCATAGATGACAAGACGCTGCAGCATAAGATCGAGGTAATAGAAAGAGGGATTGAGCTGCATAAGCCGAATCCTGATGACCCTGTTGATGTGCTTTCAAAATTAGGCGGATTTGAAATAGGCGCTTTGGCCGGACTCGTTATCGGAGCCGCCGGCCGGAAGATCCCTGTTATTTGTGACGGTCTGATTTCCACAGCCGGGGCTCTTATTGCATGCGAGCTTGCGCCGCTTACAAAAGAATATCTCTTTGCAAGCCACAATTCAGTGGAAGCTGGTCACAAATTTATGTTTGACCGGCTCGGGTTGTCGCCTTTGCTCGATTTAAAGTTCAGACTTGGAGAAGGTACGGGCGCTGCGGTAGCCATGGAGATTTTAGACGCTGCAACCCGTGTGCTGGCTGAAATCAAAACCTTTGAAGAAGTCGGAATAAAGGGTGCTCATTGA
- the thiC gene encoding phosphomethylpyrimidine synthase ThiC — MTTQIEFAQQGIITAQMKKVAKDENFSPEIILKRVASGEIVIPNNPGRINQNVVGIGLGLRTKVNASIGTSSDICNIDAEIRKAKAAREEGADTLMELSAGGDLDAIRRAVLANTSLPVGNVPLYQAFCEAARKYKDPGKLDPEYLFDLIEKQLADGLSFMAIHCGINQYTIERLRKQGYRYGGLVSKGGTFMVAWMDRTGRENPLYEQFDRVCAIMKKYDAVLSLGNGIRAGAIHDSHDRAQMAEMIINCELAEEGRKMGCQMMVEGPGHVPLDEIEGNIMLEKRMSGNAPYYVLGPLPADTGAGYDHIVAAIGAASSARFGADLICYITPAEHLALPNEDDVREGVRVTRIAVRIGDISKYPDRRENEKKAAKARRDMRWGDLEKVLMFPDVARSVRQSREPSKEETCTMCGDFCAMKKGMEVFMTDIAGDKVSTQR; from the coding sequence ATGACTACCCAGATTGAATTCGCACAACAAGGAATTATTACAGCCCAGATGAAAAAGGTCGCGAAAGATGAAAACTTTTCACCTGAAATTATACTAAAGAGGGTGGCTTCCGGTGAAATCGTTATCCCGAATAATCCCGGCCGTATAAATCAGAATGTTGTCGGTATAGGCCTAGGGCTTAGAACCAAAGTTAATGCATCCATAGGCACTTCATCGGATATATGTAATATTGATGCTGAAATTCGCAAGGCCAAAGCAGCCCGGGAAGAAGGAGCCGATACCCTTATGGAACTCTCCGCCGGCGGTGATCTTGATGCAATCCGCAGGGCGGTTCTTGCAAATACCAGCCTCCCTGTAGGGAACGTTCCCCTGTACCAGGCATTCTGTGAAGCGGCCCGGAAATACAAAGATCCAGGCAAACTCGACCCTGAATATCTATTTGATCTTATTGAAAAACAGTTGGCGGATGGTTTAAGCTTTATGGCGATCCATTGCGGTATTAACCAATATACGATTGAAAGACTGCGCAAACAGGGATATAGATATGGTGGTCTGGTATCAAAAGGGGGTACATTCATGGTTGCCTGGATGGACAGAACAGGCAGGGAGAACCCTCTTTATGAACAGTTTGACAGGGTCTGCGCAATAATGAAAAAATATGATGCCGTTCTTTCACTCGGCAACGGCATACGGGCCGGAGCCATACACGACAGCCATGACCGCGCTCAAATGGCTGAGATGATAATAAACTGTGAGCTTGCCGAAGAAGGGAGAAAAATGGGATGCCAGATGATGGTCGAAGGCCCGGGCCATGTGCCCCTTGATGAGATTGAGGGTAATATAATGCTTGAGAAGAGGATGAGCGGTAATGCTCCCTACTATGTTCTAGGCCCGCTCCCTGCAGATACCGGCGCAGGTTATGACCATATTGTAGCTGCGATCGGCGCCGCCAGTTCCGCCAGATTCGGAGCCGATCTTATTTGTTACATCACCCCGGCTGAGCACCTTGCCCTGCCCAATGAGGATGACGTGCGCGAAGGTGTCAGGGTGACTCGTATCGCAGTGAGAATCGGAGATATATCTAAATATCCTGATCGGCGTGAAAATGAAAAAAAAGCCGCAAAAGCCAGACGCGATATGCGCTGGGGAGACCTTGAAAAGGTTTTGATGTTTCCTGATGTGGCGCGATCTGTACGTCAAAGCAGGGAGCCTTCCAAAGAAGAGACATGCACTATGTGCGGTGATTTTTGTGCCATGAAAAAAGGAATGGAAGTCTTTATGACTGATATTGCAGGCGACAAGGTTTCAACACAAAGATAA
- a CDS encoding glycyl-radical enzyme activating protein — MEKHESHNNETEDNEPEELDLNVSDDTLGVITNVQLFSTNDGPGIRTTVFLKGCLLNCKWCHNPEGMSQYPEILPKVINCTGCGECVKACPTGAISFPEEKKLRIDKNLCIMCESCVEACKFDALNIFGIFIRAGDLLDVVEEDHVFYEKSGGGLTISGGEPTTRFAFTLALLKGAKGRGINTALDTCGYVSWQKLDALTDWADVVLYDIKHMDPAVHKDFTGRDNALCLENAKKLSAKGIPMRIRVPVIPDRTDILEALAKTAEFVETLDETGQILGVDLLPYHPYAGAKYRLFGYDYPFPAAKEFSDDDILSFVELFTERGLDVTVGG, encoded by the coding sequence GTGGAAAAACATGAATCTCATAATAATGAAACGGAAGATAATGAACCGGAAGAATTAGATCTTAACGTATCTGACGATACCTTGGGTGTGATTACAAATGTTCAATTATTTTCAACAAATGACGGGCCCGGGATAAGAACAACCGTGTTTCTGAAGGGCTGTCTTCTGAACTGCAAATGGTGTCATAATCCCGAGGGGATGTCTCAATACCCTGAAATACTGCCTAAAGTTATTAATTGCACAGGCTGCGGTGAATGTGTTAAAGCCTGTCCAACAGGAGCAATTAGTTTTCCTGAAGAAAAAAAACTGCGCATTGATAAAAATTTATGCATCATGTGTGAAAGCTGTGTGGAAGCCTGCAAGTTTGACGCTTTGAATATCTTTGGCATTTTTATCAGGGCCGGCGATCTATTGGATGTTGTTGAAGAGGACCATGTGTTTTATGAAAAATCCGGAGGCGGTCTCACTATTTCAGGCGGCGAGCCAACAACAAGGTTTGCGTTTACCCTTGCATTATTAAAAGGTGCCAAGGGACGGGGTATAAATACCGCGCTTGATACATGCGGGTATGTGTCATGGCAAAAACTTGATGCGCTGACCGATTGGGCCGATGTTGTTTTATATGATATAAAACATATGGATCCGGCAGTGCATAAGGATTTTACAGGTAGAGATAATGCTTTATGTCTTGAAAACGCAAAAAAGCTGTCAGCCAAAGGGATTCCCATGAGGATCAGGGTGCCCGTTATTCCCGATCGTACGGATATTCTTGAAGCTTTAGCCAAAACAGCGGAGTTTGTTGAAACGCTTGATGAGACCGGGCAGATTCTTGGTGTGGACTTGCTGCCTTATCATCCATACGCAGGAGCAAAATACAGACTTTTTGGTTATGATTATCCTTTCCCTGCTGCGAAAGAGTTTTCGGATGATGATATTTTGAGTTTTGTTGAATTGTTTACCGAGAGGGGCCTGGATGTAACTGTCGGTGGTTAG
- a CDS encoding B12-binding domain-containing radical SAM protein, translated as MSLFVFLTQTNSIAAEYFAGLIRGEGVHRFEIVPNIEAVIQLRPDFVLITVYDQLAEHILAREWVKEIKDRLPATRIILGGPAFKSRPISFFRSLKADYALRGEADFTFSLLIQEITKTIPDSERLKNIPGIMFLKDGRLFMNGEYPLLTRNQLEALDFSHYCDYGSDMVSVFTERGCPYGCTFCSRVLGKRLRFLSIDRIIAILKEIAENRDITRVMFSNDNMIYNLRRANKLFGRIIEEGLNKRFTFLINGRIDNFISNDKKYAPHRINVELLDLLQKAGVKKISFGTESFNDADIVRLKPEARYTAVDAMRLTRKSGERGITVVHFVIWPSPDAYPEEAIESTCRRFLVMESYKDFIEISAVFINPVKIGLVRGSPLYDRAVKKDFQIKELSDPDEGIIDIEFVEGLENISLQKAGGEVSIPFPTPVNRFRTTADPFMNLLLLEEELETLMQNQSRSELEEKRFRKLSKSIKTYRKQVNRINRIIKNINVETKVRIKALLREIGGLGRFLQEYAGLPMQKKRERLGMISEFFNQASLQGPANVLEADTRQIFYMHVVEAIRELVVNSKKEKQIIRKYKRFTDNILINKMMNARKNTPLHIFMNCLEKDLPLDRPSVKILKRHLKKYELNPW; from the coding sequence ATGTCCTTATTTGTTTTTTTAACCCAAACCAACAGTATCGCAGCTGAATATTTTGCCGGATTAATACGGGGCGAAGGCGTTCACCGTTTTGAAATAGTTCCTAATATTGAAGCAGTAATCCAGCTTCGACCTGATTTCGTTCTGATTACAGTTTACGATCAGTTAGCAGAACATATTCTTGCCCGGGAATGGGTCAAAGAAATTAAAGATAGGTTGCCGGCCACCAGGATTATACTCGGAGGCCCTGCTTTTAAAAGCAGACCGATATCTTTTTTCAGGAGCTTGAAGGCCGATTATGCCCTGAGAGGTGAAGCCGATTTTACCTTTAGTTTGCTAATACAAGAGATCACTAAAACAATACCGGATTCAGAACGATTAAAAAATATTCCCGGCATTATGTTTCTGAAAGACGGCCGCCTGTTTATGAACGGCGAATACCCCCTTTTAACCAGGAATCAACTCGAAGCGCTTGATTTTTCACATTATTGTGATTACGGAAGTGATATGGTCTCTGTCTTTACGGAACGTGGGTGTCCGTACGGGTGTACTTTCTGCTCGCGGGTACTCGGCAAAAGGCTTAGGTTTCTTTCGATAGATCGGATAATAGCTATCCTTAAAGAAATCGCTGAAAATCGTGATATAACGAGGGTAATGTTTTCCAATGACAATATGATTTATAACTTAAGGAGGGCAAATAAACTATTTGGCAGAATTATTGAAGAGGGATTGAATAAACGTTTCACCTTTTTGATTAACGGCAGGATAGATAATTTCATATCAAATGATAAAAAATATGCGCCCCACAGGATTAATGTTGAACTTCTTGATCTGCTGCAAAAAGCTGGAGTGAAAAAGATATCCTTCGGCACGGAATCCTTTAATGATGCGGATATTGTAAGGCTGAAACCGGAAGCGCGTTATACTGCTGTTGATGCAATGCGTTTGACCAGAAAGTCAGGAGAAAGGGGGATTACGGTTGTACATTTTGTCATCTGGCCGAGTCCTGATGCGTATCCGGAAGAGGCCATAGAGTCAACCTGCCGAAGGTTCTTGGTAATGGAATCATATAAAGATTTTATCGAGATCAGCGCAGTCTTTATTAACCCTGTTAAAATAGGTCTTGTTCGTGGGTCTCCTCTGTATGATCGTGCTGTCAAAAAAGATTTTCAGATTAAAGAGTTATCTGACCCTGATGAAGGTATAATTGATATTGAGTTCGTCGAGGGTTTGGAAAATATCTCTTTGCAGAAAGCAGGCGGAGAGGTATCGATCCCATTCCCCACACCGGTGAACCGTTTTCGGACAACTGCCGATCCCTTTATGAATCTGCTGCTGCTGGAGGAAGAGCTTGAGACGTTGATGCAGAATCAAAGTCGTTCCGAACTTGAAGAAAAAAGGTTTCGCAAGCTTTCTAAAAGCATTAAGACTTACAGGAAGCAGGTTAACCGAATTAACCGGATTATCAAGAATATAAATGTGGAGACCAAAGTTCGGATAAAGGCCCTGCTCAGAGAAATCGGGGGCTTGGGGCGCTTTCTGCAGGAGTATGCCGGCCTTCCCATGCAGAAGAAAAGGGAGAGGCTGGGCATGATTTCCGAGTTTTTTAACCAGGCCTCCCTGCAGGGCCCTGCCAATGTTTTGGAGGCGGATACGCGGCAGATTTTTTATATGCACGTAGTTGAAGCCATAAGAGAGCTGGTGGTAAATTCTAAAAAGGAAAAACAGATTATCCGTAAGTATAAAAGGTTTACCGATAATATCCTGATTAACAAGATGATGAATGCGAGAAAGAATACTCCTTTACATATTTTTATGAACTGCCTTGAAAAGGATCTTCCCCTGGACAGACCATCTGTTAAAATATTAAAAAGACATTTAAAAAAATATGAATTGAATCCCTGGTAG